The following are encoded together in the Tepidiforma bonchosmolovskayae genome:
- a CDS encoding HpcH/HpaI aldolase family protein: MRTNTVKQRWARGEVTFGGWLSIANTFTAEVMAHQGFDWLCIDMQHGVVDYQAAVAMLQVIGGTETVPFVRVPWNEPGIIGKVLDAGAMGVIIPMVNSPEEARQAVGACRYYPEGYRSFGPTRAAYYAGADYFAGANREVACIPMIETRQALERLDEILAVPGIDAVYVGPADLSITLGLPPRMDNEGEFEAARLRIAAACRERGIVAGIHAYAGLAAKHAAAGFQMITVSGDAGALAAQAAADLRQARGGAEGGGRPVYG, translated from the coding sequence GGTGGCTCTCGATTGCGAACACCTTTACGGCCGAGGTCATGGCCCACCAGGGGTTCGACTGGCTGTGCATCGACATGCAGCACGGCGTGGTCGACTACCAGGCGGCGGTAGCGATGCTGCAGGTCATCGGCGGGACGGAGACGGTGCCGTTTGTGCGGGTGCCCTGGAACGAGCCTGGGATCATCGGCAAGGTGCTCGATGCGGGGGCGATGGGCGTCATCATCCCGATGGTGAACAGCCCGGAGGAGGCCCGCCAGGCGGTGGGCGCCTGCCGCTACTACCCCGAGGGGTACCGCAGCTTCGGGCCGACGCGGGCGGCCTACTACGCCGGGGCGGACTACTTCGCGGGGGCGAACCGCGAGGTGGCCTGCATCCCGATGATCGAGACGCGGCAGGCGCTGGAGCGGCTGGACGAGATCCTCGCCGTGCCGGGCATCGATGCCGTGTACGTCGGGCCGGCCGACCTGAGCATCACGCTCGGGCTGCCGCCGCGGATGGACAATGAGGGTGAGTTCGAGGCCGCGCGGCTGCGGATTGCGGCGGCCTGCCGGGAGCGGGGCATCGTGGCGGGCATCCACGCGTACGCGGGCCTGGCGGCGAAGCACGCAGCGGCGGGCTTCCAGATGATCACCGTGAGCGGCGATGCCGGCGCGCTCGCAGCCCAGGCGGCAGCCGACCTCCGCCAGGCGCGCGGGGGCGCGGAGGGCGGGGGACGTCCGGTCTACGGCTGA